The proteins below come from a single Serratia ficaria genomic window:
- a CDS encoding TonB-dependent receptor family protein, which yields MSILFRLSLLAASVAVALPVLAADNKSQNDASADTVTVVGNWLDNPDTSSVLLNHPGARSIVTQQQMHEQGDQTVADSLRGVPGVQVRDSNGTGGSDISLNVGVRGLTSRLSPRSTILMDGVPLAVAPYGQPQLSMAPLSIGNLQSVDVVRGGGAVRYGPQNVGGVINFVTRDIPQAFGGTASVQTQGASHGGLKTLTSTSLGGTADNGFGAELLYSGLHGQGYRDNNDNTDIDDFMLKTRYAFTERDELQANFHYYDAKSGMPGGLSAAQYAQDPFQSTRPWDQFEGRRKDMSFKYKHQEDDKQFELLTYFTDSYRGSSIESEGTGNNAGMKRMVSYPRHYSTWAIEPSYSQLFRFWDMAHEITLGYRYLNETMDEKASRSAWYNPADIGSTPDTPDYYQHTSGGTAANAFYIDDTINVGNWTVTPGLRYESIRTHVDDAFNNISREKSYSEPLPSLNVMYHLSDAWKLFANADTSFGSMQYFQLTKGGNGNQPAPGLTAEKAHTYEFGTRYDDTVVKAEATLFYIDFDNQLQYISNDVGWTNLGATKHKGLELALSYDLSELNRALDGVSVYTSYTYTKASTDKGDFAGKDLPFYSRQVYTVGTRYATGSWVWNLDGYAQSKQRSPGSGPEYITQESADGQFGDIAGYMVWNMRGEYNFGPQLSNLTLGAGVKNLFDQRYFTRSNDNNFGKYVGEPRTFFVQGSVAF from the coding sequence ATGTCAATTCTTTTTCGGCTTTCGCTGCTGGCGGCTTCCGTCGCCGTCGCGTTGCCTGTCCTTGCTGCTGATAACAAATCTCAAAATGACGCATCCGCCGACACCGTTACCGTGGTCGGCAACTGGTTGGACAATCCGGATACCAGTTCGGTGCTGCTCAACCACCCCGGCGCGCGCTCCATCGTGACCCAACAGCAGATGCACGAACAGGGCGACCAAACCGTCGCCGACAGCCTGCGCGGCGTGCCCGGCGTACAGGTGCGCGACAGCAACGGCACCGGCGGCAGCGACATCTCGCTCAACGTCGGCGTACGCGGCCTGACTTCGCGCCTGTCGCCGCGCTCCACCATCCTGATGGACGGCGTGCCGCTGGCGGTCGCGCCTTACGGCCAACCGCAGCTGTCGATGGCGCCGCTGTCGATCGGCAACCTGCAGTCGGTTGACGTGGTGCGCGGCGGCGGCGCGGTGCGCTACGGGCCGCAAAACGTCGGCGGCGTGATCAACTTCGTCACCCGCGACATTCCGCAAGCATTCGGCGGCACCGCCAGCGTACAGACCCAGGGCGCCAGCCACGGCGGCCTGAAGACCCTCACCAGCACCTCGCTGGGCGGCACCGCAGACAACGGCTTCGGCGCCGAGCTGCTTTACTCCGGCCTGCACGGCCAGGGCTACCGCGATAACAACGACAACACCGACATCGACGACTTCATGCTGAAAACGCGCTATGCGTTTACCGAGCGCGATGAGCTGCAGGCCAACTTCCACTATTACGACGCCAAATCCGGCATGCCGGGCGGCCTCAGCGCGGCGCAATACGCGCAGGATCCGTTCCAGTCCACCCGCCCCTGGGATCAGTTCGAAGGGCGCCGCAAGGACATGTCGTTCAAATACAAGCATCAGGAAGACGACAAACAGTTTGAGCTGCTGACCTACTTCACCGACAGCTACCGCGGCAGCAGCATCGAGTCGGAAGGCACCGGCAACAACGCCGGCATGAAGCGCATGGTTTCCTATCCGCGCCATTACTCCACCTGGGCTATCGAACCCAGCTATTCGCAGCTGTTCCGCTTCTGGGATATGGCGCACGAAATCACCCTCGGCTATCGCTACCTGAACGAAACCATGGATGAAAAGGCCTCGCGCTCCGCCTGGTACAACCCGGCGGACATCGGCTCCACGCCCGACACGCCGGATTATTATCAGCATACTTCGGGCGGCACCGCGGCCAACGCCTTCTATATCGACGACACCATCAACGTCGGCAACTGGACGGTGACCCCGGGCCTGCGCTATGAAAGCATCCGCACCCACGTCGACGACGCGTTCAACAACATCAGCCGCGAGAAGAGCTACAGCGAACCGCTGCCGTCGCTGAACGTCATGTACCACCTGTCCGACGCCTGGAAGCTGTTCGCCAACGCCGACACCTCATTCGGCAGCATGCAGTACTTCCAGCTGACCAAGGGCGGCAACGGCAACCAGCCGGCGCCGGGACTGACGGCGGAAAAAGCCCATACCTACGAGTTCGGCACCCGCTATGACGACACCGTCGTCAAAGCCGAAGCCACGCTGTTTTACATCGACTTCGACAATCAGCTGCAGTACATCAGCAACGATGTGGGCTGGACCAACCTGGGCGCCACCAAGCACAAGGGCCTCGAGCTGGCGCTCAGTTACGATCTCAGCGAGCTGAACCGCGCGCTGGACGGCGTAAGCGTCTACACCAGCTACACCTACACCAAGGCCAGCACCGACAAGGGCGACTTCGCCGGCAAGGACCTGCCGTTCTATTCACGCCAGGTGTATACCGTCGGCACCCGCTACGCCACCGGCAGCTGGGTGTGGAATCTGGACGGCTACGCGCAGTCCAAACAGCGCTCGCCGGGCAGCGGGCCGGAGTACATCACCCAGGAAAGCGCCGACGGCCAGTTCGGCGACATCGCCGGCTATATGGTGTGGAATATGCGCGGGGAGTATAACTTCGGGCCGCAGCTGTCGAACCTGACGCTGGGCGCGGGGGTGAAAAACCTGTTCGATCAGCGCTACTTCACCCGTTCCAACGACAACAACTTCGGCAAATACGTCGGCGAGCCGCGCACCTTCTTCGTGCAGGGATCGGTCGCGTTCTGA